From Thermodesulfobacteriota bacterium:
TATTCGTAACATTTGACCAAAAATACTGCTATACTTGTTCACGGGATGCCTCCTTCAGGTGGTTGTTTTGTTGTTGCAAATAAATCAATTCTACCTGTTGGAGCTCCCTTCCCTTAAAACCTATTTTGGACAGATATGAGACTAGTGGCTAATTCAATTAATTAATTCAAAATCTTAGAATTTTCTATTCATGATTCAGCGGATACCAAACCAGTGAATACTTTGCTTGAATTGATGTGCCTCTTCCAGACGTTTGCGATGGACAGATAAAATATCGCTTCTGGTCAGTATGGCAACGACCTGGAGTGGGTTAACACGATTAACCACCGGTAGCCGCCCAATTCCCTCCTCCGCCATTAAATCAACGGCTTCTCGAAGCGTACTGTCCTCATACACGACTGTTGGTGTACGTTTTATCAATTCGCCCAGTTGTTTTGTAGGCGAGTCATTGGCATCGAATAAATCTCGACGGGTTACAACCCCAAGCAAGTTGTTCTCCTCGTCAATAACCGGGAACCCCTGATGGGTGCTGCCTGGAGTGCCCGAAGTAAGCCATGCACGTGCCTCTTCAATGGTTATACTCGATTTAAGAGTAGCTACCCGGTATGTCGCGGATTCTCGCACCAGTACCTGCTCAAGAAGGTCGGCAGAATATTCAGCGGGTACACGCACCCCGCGCCGGGCGATCTTTTCGGTCATTATGGAGTTCCTCATGAGCAAGCTGGACACCAAATAAGCGGCGGTACATCCTCCTAATAGTGGGAGAAGACCGAGGGGTTGAAGCGTAGTCTCGAAGGCAAACACCACCGAAGCGAGCATGGCCCTTGATGCCCCGGCGAACATAGCTGCCATACCGACCAAAGCGGCTACACGTACATCGAGCCCAAGAGCGGGGAAAATAATTAGAACCGCACTTCCCAGTGCTGCGCCAAAGCCTCCTCCGATTATAAATAGTGGCGCAAGTGTTCCGCCGGACGTTCCGCTTCCCAGGGAGATTGACCAAGACACGAATTTGAGTACAAAGAGAGCGATAAGCACCTTCCCGGTTATAGCACCTGAGAGTATCTGGTCGATGATATCGTAGCCTACTCCCATAGTGCGAGGTGCGACATAGCCGATTATTCCTACTGCGACCGCCCCTATCGCCGGCCACCACATCCAGTGGATTGGGAGTCGGGCAAACGCATCTTCTATGGCATAAACTGAGCGTGTTACAT
This genomic window contains:
- a CDS encoding chloride channel protein; amino-acid sequence: MVEQKVTESSTTEGLPVAPSLKEALKNTFQVPRPTVVVDRRVIQITLLSLLLGLAGGVVARALMLLIGAITNLSFYGRLSTSFVSPSNNQLGIFVIFVPVVGAVIVGLMARYGSKGIRGHGIPEAMEQVLVNQSRIPPRLTFLKPVSAAISIGTGGPFGAEGPIIATGGALGSLVGQLLKTTADERKTLLAAGAAAGMSATFGSPVSAVLLAIELLLFEFRPRSLIPVALASTAAAAVRIAFVGTTPIFAMPDLAPPNGTAIACYILLGATVGVASVYVTRSVYAIEDAFARLPIHWMWWPAIGAVAVGIIGYVAPRTMGVGYDIIDQILSGAITGKVLIALFVLKFVSWSISLGSGTSGGTLAPLFIIGGGFGAALGSAVLIIFPALGLDVRVAALVGMAAMFAGASRAMLASVVFAFETTLQPLGLLPLLGGCTAAYLVSSLLMRNSIMTEKIARRGVRVPAEYSADLLEQVLVRESATYRVATLKSSITIEEARAWLTSGTPGSTHQGFPVIDEENNLLGVVTRRDLFDANDSPTKQLGELIKRTPTVVYEDSTLREAVDLMAEEGIGRLPVVNRVNPLQVVAILTRSDILSVHRKRLEEAHQFKQSIHWFGIR